A region from the Cuculus canorus isolate bCucCan1 chromosome 14, bCucCan1.pri, whole genome shotgun sequence genome encodes:
- the DRD1 gene encoding D(1A) dopamine receptor has product MTWNDTTMDGEGLLVERDSSFRILTGCFLSLLILSTLLGNTLVCAAVIRFRHLRSKVTNFFVISLAVSDLLVAVLVMPWKAVAEIAGFWPFGSFCNIWVAFDIMCSTASILNLCVISVDRYWAISSPFRYERKMTPKAAFIMISVAWTLSVLISFIPVQLNWHKATTTSFLDLNASLQGISMDNCDSSLNRMYAISSSLISFYIPVAIMIVTYTRIYRIAQKQIRRISALERAAVHAKNCQNTSGNRSSMDCQQPESNFKMSFKRETKVLKTLSVIMGVFVCCWLPFFVLNCMIPFCEPTQPSKGAEAFCINSTTFDVFVWFGWANSSLNPIIYAFNADFRKAFSTLLGCYRLCPMASNAIETVSINNNGAVVFSSQHEPKGSSPKESNLVYLIPHAIICPEEEPLKKEEESELSKTLEKMSPALSGILDYEADVSLEKINPITQNGQHKT; this is encoded by the coding sequence ATGACTTGGAACGACACCACTATGGACGGGGAAGGGTTGCTGGTGGAAAGGGACTCTTCCTTTCGAATCCTCACGGGctgctttctctccttgctGATCCTCTCCACACTGCTGGGAAACACGCTGGTCTGTGCAGCTGTCATTAGGTTTCGCCACCTCAGGTCCAAGGTGACCAACTTCTTTGTCATCTCCTTGGCCGTGTCAGATCTCTTAGTGGCAGTTTTGGTCATGCCTTGGAAAGCTGTGGCTGAGATCGCTGGTTTCTGGCCTTTTGGTTCATTTTGCAACATCTGGGTGGCCTTTGATATTATGTGCTCAACAGCCTCCATCTTAAATCTCTGTGTCATTAGTGTGGACAGATACTGGGCCATCTCCAGCCCATTTAGGTACGAGAGGAAAATGACCCCCAAGGCAGCCTTCATCATGATCAGCGTGGCATGGACTTTGTCTGTGTTGATTTCCTTCATTCCTGTGCAGCTCAACTGGCACAAGGCTACAACCACAAGCTTTTTGGACCTTAATGCCAGCTTGCAAGGTATAAGCATGGACAACTGTGATTCTAGTCTAAATAGGATGTATGCCATCTCCTCTTCTCTAATTAGCTTCTATATACCTGTGGCCATCATGATAGTAACATACACGAGGATATACCGGATTGCTCAGAAGCAAATACGACGCATCTCAGCTTTGGAGAGAGCAGCAGTGCATGCCAAGAACTGCCAGAACACGAGCGGCAACAGAAGCAGTATGGACTGCCAGCAACCAGAGAGCAACTTCAAAATGTCCTTCAAGAGGGAAACGAAGGTTTTAAAGACTTTGTCAGTGATCATGGGGGTGTTTGTGTGCTGCTGGTTGCCATTTTTCGTATTGAACTGCATGATTCCCTTCTGTGAGCCTACCCAACCATCCAAAGGAGCAGAAGCTTTCTGCATTAATTCCACTACCTttgatgtttttgtttggtttggatgGGCTAATTCTTCCCTGAACCCCATCATTTATGCCTTCAATGCTGATTTCCGCAAGGCATTTTCGACCCTGCTAGGATGCTACAGGCTCTGCCCTATGGCCAGCAATGCTATAGAGACTGTTAGTATTAACAATAATGGAGCAGTTGTTTTTTCGAGCCAACACGAGCCCAAAGGGTCCAGCCCCAAAGAGTCTAATCTGGTTTATCTGATTCCACATGCAATTATCTGTCCAGAAGAAGAACCTctcaaaaaggaagaagagagtgaACTATCAAAGACCTTGGAGAAAATGTCTCCAGCACTGTCGGGTATCTTGGATTATGAAGCTGatgtttctttggaaaagatCAATCCCATTACACAAAATGGGCAGCATAAAACCTGA